The sequence GTTCGGAGGGCCTGTTTCCCTTGGATGACCCCGCGGGCGGCAAGGGCCTGTTGGTGGTTCTCCGACTGGTGCAGTCCGAGGAGATGCTCGCCCGGGCAGCCCTGGTGAACGGCCGGAAGGACGAGTTTGAGCAACACTTGGCCACCTTGTTCGCCTGGGACAAGACGTTCCGGGGGGCTTCTCCGAAGTTGAGCAACCTGGCCCTCTGTGGGCTGACCGCTGCCACCTGCTTCGACCTCATGCTGGCCGATTGGGCGACGTGCAGTGAGCCGGATCGGAAGCTCGATGAGATCGAGGCCCGCTTGCGTGAACGGACATTCACCCGCGAGGCGCAGGTCGCGGTTCTCGGGAGGGAACACGAATGGGAGCGGACCTACGGGGCTCCGCCGAAGTTTCTGACATTATTTCCCCCATCGACTCCGGCGACTTTCTTGAAACCGCCTTTCGACGAGGTCGAGGTGAAGGAACTGCTGAAGCTCCCTTATGACGAGCAGGCATGGGTGGCCTCGAGCACGGAGGAGTTTTCCCGGATGGTCGCCGATCTTCGGTCGGGGAAACCCGCCAGGGAGTGGTGGCTGGTCACCCGGCGGATTCCGGCGCGGACCTTGGACGATTACCGGAAGATGCCGAATGGACTCACGCTGCTGCTTTCCGAGCAGATGGAGTCCGGATCCATCCTCCGGGTCCTGAACTCGATCTCGTTGATGCAGGCCCAGTTGGAAACCGCCATCCACTGGCTACGCGCCGAACGGGCCGGAAAGGAGTTCGCGGCGGGTGATCCCGGGATCGCGATCGACCCGATGAATGGCAAACCCTTGCAGGTGGATGTGGCCGCCCGGTTCATTCGTTCGACGGGAGTAAAGGGCAAGGTGGAGGGTTCCGAGGAGGTCCCGGGCTTCGTTGGGTTTCATCGGACCTTGGAGTGCCCGGCGCTCCGGCTGCCGACGCGGAGGTAAGGGTATTTTGCCGAAACGTCCGGGCGGTGGAGTTGGTTCGCGAGTGGGGCCCTCCCAACAGGCAGGTGCTGGGACATGCGGAAGGTCGCGCCCGTTTTGTTTGCCCGGTTGGAGCGTTCCGGAGGTAGGGTCGCACCGCCGGGGCGACCGGGTCTAACGGTTACGTCCGCTGCCACGAGCGGGTTCGATCCCTTTGTCCAATGGGACGGCGCGATTTCTGCGAACGACGTTCACCGCCCGGTCATCTCGGCGAGATGACCCTACCTCCGGAGGCGCGCCGCGAATGCAGCGGCACCCTACTACGCCACCTCACTCCAACGTCAGCTTCTGCCCGTCCTGCAGCAGCTTTTCCTTTAGCTTCGCATACGGCACCTCCTGCACGCCGGTTTTGCCATCGATCGCCAATGACGCCGCGGTGGCCGCGCTTTGCGAGAGCGCCATGAACACCGGTTCCATGCGGATCGAGCCGAAGGCAATGTGGGAGGCAGACATGCAGAAGGTCACCAGCAGGTTCGTGCATTCGCCCGGCTTCGGCACGATCGCGCCGTAGTCGATGCGGTAGGGCCGCGGCACCTTCACCTGCACGTCGCCCTCGTTTCGCACGAAGCCGTCGGTGCCCACATGCCGCTGCACGTTGTGGGAATCCATGCCGTAGGCCCCCATCGCCACGGAGCGCTCAAGGCCCTCTGACTTCGTCACCAGCGCCTGGGTCATCACGAAGTCGCTGGTCATGCGCCGCGCCTCGCGGACGTAGAGAGCGTGCGGCCAGTGGCCGGTGTCGGGGAACTCGTCCTTCGGCAGGCCCCAGGCGGAATACGCCTTCCGGATTGCCTCGGGGACCCGCGGGTGGTTCTGCAGCGTCCACACCAGCCCGCGCTGCCATTGCTCGTGGGCCTTTGCGATCCGTTCACGGGTGGCGTAGTCACCGTCCGGATAGGCATCGTCGAGAGTGGTGAGCAGGTCGGTCGAGATCCCGCCGGAGTTGTTGGAGTCGGTCTTGTGGTTGGGCAGGGGATCGAGCTTGAAGAAACCCTTGGTTTGCCCCGCTTCGATCGCGCGAAAGACCAGCTCGTAGTCCGCTTCGCGGTAGCCTGCCGGTTTTTCCACCGGCAGGCGGTTCGGCTCGTGGTTGGTGAGGCACATCCGGTAGCAGTAGGCCTGCACCCGCTTGTCGCCGCTGCCTTCCGCGCCGCCCGCTTCCGCGTTCACGCCGGGGAGCAGGCCGCTGGCGGGATCGCCGGGTTTCACGTGGGGATCGATGCTCTTGGGCAATTGGTTGCCGGTGGCGCGGGCGGTCTGGATGCCATTGAGCGTTTCCTGGTAGCGGCTGTTGGGCTCCCGGCCCACGGTGTAGGAAACCCCGGCCAGCGCCATCAGGTCGCCCTCATAGGTGGCGTCGATGAACACCTGCGCGCGGATCGTCTGGCCATCCTCGGTGCGGATCGAGGTGATGCGGCTGCCGTCCTTGGTCAGACCGGTGGCCGAGCGGTCGAGGCGACCGTGGATCACCGGGATCTGGTGCTCCTGGATCCAGCCGTCGAAAATCGCTTCCGCCACCTTCGGTTCGAATACGGACATCGTCCGGTTCACCTCGTTGATGGCCTTCGCGCCCTGACCCGCATTGCCATAGCGGGCACGTGGCTGGAGGTCCCATGCCTCGTCTTTCGAGTAGTGGTCGTGGACCTTCTGGTAGAAGGAGAGGCTCAGCCCGCCAAGGATACGCGCGTCGCCGAGGTCCGTCCACCCGAGTCCACCGCTGGTCAGACCGCCGAGGTGCTGGTCCGGAGACACGAGGATCACCTCCTTGCCGGACTTTTTCGCCTGGA comes from Luteolibacter sp. LG18 and encodes:
- a CDS encoding FAD-dependent oxidoreductase, which produces MKPARFLLPFLFSGFATAAPAPRETAICVYGGTSGAVVAAVQAKKSGKEVILVSPDQHLGGLTSGGLGWTDLGDARILGGLSLSFYQKVHDHYSKDEAWDLQPRARYGNAGQGAKAINEVNRTMSVFEPKVAEAIFDGWIQEHQIPVIHGRLDRSATGLTKDGSRITSIRTEDGQTIRAQVFIDATYEGDLMALAGVSYTVGREPNSRYQETLNGIQTARATGNQLPKSIDPHVKPGDPASGLLPGVNAEAGGAEGSGDKRVQAYCYRMCLTNHEPNRLPVEKPAGYREADYELVFRAIEAGQTKGFFKLDPLPNHKTDSNNSGGISTDLLTTLDDAYPDGDYATRERIAKAHEQWQRGLVWTLQNHPRVPEAIRKAYSAWGLPKDEFPDTGHWPHALYVREARRMTSDFVMTQALVTKSEGLERSVAMGAYGMDSHNVQRHVGTDGFVRNEGDVQVKVPRPYRIDYGAIVPKPGECTNLLVTFCMSASHIAFGSIRMEPVFMALSQSAATAASLAIDGKTGVQEVPYAKLKEKLLQDGQKLTLE